A section of the Telopea speciosissima isolate NSW1024214 ecotype Mountain lineage chromosome 3, Tspe_v1, whole genome shotgun sequence genome encodes:
- the LOC122654433 gene encoding 40S ribosomal protein S19, translating to METARTVKDVSPHEFVKAYSAHLKRSGKMELPHWTDIVKTATFKELAPYDPDWYYVRAASMARKIYLRQGIGVGGFRKIYGGRKRNGSRPPHFCKSSGAIPRNILQQLEKMNIIEIDPKGGRRITSSGRRDLDQVAGRIVVAP from the exons ATGGAGACTGCTAGAACCGTGAAAGATGTCTCTCCACATGAATTTGTCAAAGCGTATTCTGCACATCTCAAACGATCGGGAAAG ATGGAGCTTCCCCATTGGACTGATATTGTGAAGACCGCTACATTCAAGGAGCTTGCTCCTTATGACCCCGACTGGTACTATGTAAGAGCTG CATCCATGGCTAGGAAGATTTACTTGAGGCAGGGCATTGGTGTTGGTGGCTTCCGGAAGATCTATGGTGGCCGCAAGAGGAATGGTAGCCGGCCACCCCATTTCTGCAAGAGCAGTGGTGCAATTCCTCGTAATATCCTTCAGCAATTAGAGAAGATGAACATCATTGAGATTGACCCAAAAGG TGGAAGGAGGATCACATCCAGTGGCCGACGTGACCTTGATCAAGTTGCTGGGAGGATTGTTGTTGCCCCCTGA